A DNA window from Caretta caretta isolate rCarCar2 chromosome 7, rCarCar1.hap1, whole genome shotgun sequence contains the following coding sequences:
- the C7H3orf18 gene encoding uncharacterized protein C3orf18 homolog yields MSYSMPSVYDLYRSTTATSVPDPASTMDRALPETATVSPETTSFNSTKIPDVVSSGPSLSTMLLSFGIITMIGLAVAMVLYIRKRKRLEKLRHQLMPMYNFDPTEEQDELEQELLEHGRDAASSQATQSKILLMSQGTVQRPSRLVFTDVANAINA; encoded by the exons ATGAGTTATAGCATGCCCTCTGTATACGATTTGTACCGCAGCACCACTGCCACCTCTGTGCCAGACCCAGCGTCAACCATGGACAGGGCTCTACCAGAAACTGCTACCGTAAGCCCTGAAACCACCAGCTTTAACAGCACCAAAATCCCAGATGTGGTCAGCAGTGGGCCCAGCCTAAGCACAATGCTTCTCTCATTTGGAATCATTACTATGATTGGGTTGGCTGTAGCAATG GTTCTCTATatcaggaagaggaagag GTTAGAGAAGCTGCGGCACCAGCTCATGCCCATGTACAATTTCGACCCCACAGAAGAGCAGGACGAGCTGGAACAAGAGCTGCTGGAGCATGGGAGAGATGCTGCATCTTCCCAGGCCACCCAGAGCAAG ATCCTCCTGATGAGCCAGGGAACCGTCCAGAGACCCAGCCGCCTTGTGTTCACAGACGTCGCTAACGCTATCAATGCGTGA